In Natrinema sp. SYSU A 869, the following proteins share a genomic window:
- a CDS encoding AzlD domain-containing protein — MGRLQLDPLVIAVIIGMSVATYATKAGGLWLLGRINVSDRTEAGLEVLPGTIIISILGPELTSAGPAEWGAAAVVLLVMWRTENVLVALVCGVAAVLLSRSML, encoded by the coding sequence ATGGGTAGACTCCAACTTGACCCGTTAGTTATTGCTGTTATCATCGGGATGAGTGTAGCTACCTATGCGACAAAGGCAGGTGGACTATGGCTTCTGGGCCGTATTAATGTCTCAGACCGGACTGAAGCTGGACTTGAGGTGTTACCCGGTACGATTATCATCTCCATTCTTGGCCCTGAATTGACTAGTGCTGGTCCTGCGGAATGGGGTGCTGCTGCCGTCGTGCTTCTAGTGATGTGGCGAACTGAGAACGTGCTTGTTGCACTCGTCTGTGGTGTTGCGGCCGTTCTACTGTCCAGAAGTATGTTATAG
- a CDS encoding AzlC family ABC transporter permease, whose protein sequence is MSAEDADPAHRSEESEGPTVEFSLGGVRDGFIGCVPIALGVAGYGIVFGVLAHQAGLSVAEAAFMSATVLAGAAQLIAIELWETPIPILAVIGTTFIVNLRYVLMGAALRPWFSQLSPAKAYGSVFFTADENWALTMGKLKSGSHQGAYLLGSGLAIWSFWIIATVIGAIAGGVIGEPSQYGLDFILTAVFIAIAVGLWEGKSSLLPWIASFGIAVLSAQFLPGRWYILFGGVAGSLVEVIRFDG, encoded by the coding sequence ATGAGCGCTGAAGATGCTGATCCAGCACACCGCTCAGAGGAATCAGAAGGACCTACTGTGGAATTTTCACTTGGTGGTGTGCGAGATGGTTTTATCGGGTGTGTGCCAATTGCCCTCGGCGTGGCTGGATATGGCATTGTCTTTGGAGTGCTTGCTCACCAAGCCGGATTAAGTGTTGCCGAAGCAGCGTTCATGAGCGCAACCGTTCTCGCAGGAGCAGCTCAGTTAATCGCAATTGAGCTATGGGAAACTCCAATTCCAATACTTGCCGTTATTGGTACGACGTTCATCGTCAATCTACGTTACGTGCTAATGGGTGCAGCGTTACGTCCCTGGTTCAGCCAGCTCTCTCCGGCGAAAGCGTATGGAAGTGTCTTCTTCACGGCAGACGAGAATTGGGCGCTTACCATGGGAAAGCTCAAATCTGGGAGTCATCAGGGTGCATATCTCCTTGGCAGCGGGCTCGCCATCTGGTCGTTCTGGATCATCGCGACAGTTATCGGAGCGATAGCCGGAGGTGTGATAGGGGAACCGTCACAGTACGGACTTGATTTCATTCTTACAGCGGTCTTTATTGCAATTGCCGTTGGGCTCTGGGAGGGAAAGTCGAGTTTGCTGCCCTGGATAGCCTCCTTCGGTATTGCTGTTCTCAGTGCGCAGTTTTTACCAGGACGTTGGTACATTCTTTTTGGAGGAGTGGCCGGTAGTCTCGTTGAGGTGATTCGCTTTGATGGGTAG
- a CDS encoding DUF6788 family protein, protein MTSQPEPPDSLPKYIADSVPKQNDATLRALGNWVDELLAYRQDVDAEEIITGGSKSIETIEESSDGTVVIKKVSCGKENCKCQRGQLHGPYKYIVRRKGEKLDWDYRGPVNE, encoded by the coding sequence ATGACATCTCAACCAGAACCACCGGATTCGCTTCCGAAATATATCGCAGATAGTGTCCCAAAGCAAAACGACGCAACTCTTCGCGCACTCGGGAATTGGGTCGACGAACTGCTCGCATATCGGCAAGACGTTGACGCTGAAGAGATCATAACAGGGGGCAGTAAATCGATCGAAACTATAGAAGAATCAAGTGATGGAACGGTTGTGATCAAGAAAGTGAGTTGCGGGAAAGAGAACTGTAAGTGTCAACGCGGACAGTTGCATGGCCCATACAAATATATCGTTCGTCGAAAGGGTGAAAAACTCGATTGGGACTACAGAGGACCAGTTAACGAATGA